The following are from one region of the Rosistilla carotiformis genome:
- a CDS encoding vitamin K epoxide reductase family protein → MSNVTLPVDDLHRNVPPYSHNPSAWSQRIPICLLAFVAAVISSHLALFQWGLIETTWDPVFGDGTNDVLKSDTAKRMYGILGIHDAALGVLAYLGDAVLGLAGSPRRWQYRPWLVILFGIDVIPLGIVSVVLVLCQAFVVGSWCFLCLVTAAISLILVYWAWDEVRASLTYLWIVWRQNRSKRLLWDAFWGNRSDALEHAAETLLSRETT, encoded by the coding sequence ATGTCTAACGTCACCCTTCCCGTCGACGACCTTCACCGCAACGTTCCACCGTACTCGCACAATCCTTCGGCGTGGTCCCAGCGGATCCCGATCTGTCTGTTGGCGTTCGTTGCCGCGGTGATCTCTTCCCACTTGGCGCTCTTCCAATGGGGGCTGATCGAAACGACATGGGACCCGGTGTTCGGCGATGGGACCAATGACGTGCTGAAGTCGGACACGGCGAAAAGAATGTACGGCATCCTGGGGATCCATGATGCCGCACTCGGCGTCCTGGCGTACCTGGGAGACGCCGTGCTGGGGTTGGCGGGATCGCCCCGGCGTTGGCAGTATCGTCCTTGGTTGGTGATACTATTCGGCATCGATGTGATCCCGTTGGGGATCGTTAGCGTCGTGCTGGTTCTTTGCCAGGCGTTCGTTGTTGGATCGTGGTGTTTCTTGTGCTTGGTGACCGCTGCGATTTCGCTAATCCTCGTCTATTGGGCGTGGGATGAAGTCCGTGCGTCGCTCACCTATCTTTGGATCGTGTGGCGACAGAATCGAAGCAAGCGGCTTCTCTGGGACGCGTTCTGGGGAAATCGCAGTGATGCACTCGAGCATGCCGCCGAAACTCTCTTGTCTCGGGAGACAACCTAA
- a CDS encoding arylsulfatase B: MDRSLRVGLQCLATALILSISPFAGTQSARADDAPRPNIVFILADDMGWNQPGFQGGNPELTPHLDGLAAQSVRLTQFYSHSVCAPTRGALLTGRYAFRNWMDWRSEDFGKPSYLKKLGLTLAHNDRGEPTRRIHALDTNERTVAEALQEAGYFTGIVGKWHCGEWLDEHLPMAQGFNHQYGHYAWGVDYYTKTIEHNAPARFAVYDWHRNQQPIQEEGYTTDLIAAEAQRVIASQSADKPFFLYVPFNAVHGPLNDPPRYTDKFDVRQAMLKCLDDAVGKIVAAVDQSDFAQNTLVVFANDNGPVLEEMSKPYRGTKNTTFEGGVRVPCLVRWPGHVDAGSSNDGMMFIADWYTTCIALAGGSREQPLPVDGLDMTGMLFGGEPSPRDEIIFEVTGSVRLPTIRSGDWKLMGDVLYNIKTDPYETTDVADQHPQVVRRLADRLAEVGRQRPPLGDKPLLMDPPLPYIYGQKESLAPPAWLKQAVDAVRAKQPQHWAPGETPWPQAPVGANAAKQ; this comes from the coding sequence ATGGATCGTTCACTTCGGGTGGGGCTACAGTGTCTCGCCACGGCCCTCATTCTTTCCATCTCACCTTTTGCCGGAACGCAATCCGCACGAGCCGACGATGCCCCGCGTCCCAACATCGTCTTCATTCTGGCCGACGACATGGGCTGGAACCAACCGGGGTTTCAGGGGGGCAATCCCGAACTGACACCTCACCTAGATGGTTTGGCAGCCCAGAGCGTTCGGCTGACGCAGTTCTACAGCCATTCGGTCTGCGCTCCGACGCGTGGGGCCCTGTTGACCGGACGCTATGCGTTCCGCAATTGGATGGACTGGCGATCGGAAGATTTTGGCAAGCCGAGCTATCTAAAGAAGCTTGGTTTGACGTTGGCTCACAACGATCGCGGCGAACCGACACGGCGGATCCACGCATTGGATACCAACGAACGGACGGTGGCCGAAGCGTTGCAAGAAGCGGGCTATTTCACGGGGATCGTCGGCAAGTGGCACTGCGGCGAATGGCTCGACGAACACCTGCCGATGGCTCAAGGTTTCAACCACCAATACGGACACTACGCCTGGGGCGTCGACTACTACACCAAAACGATCGAGCACAACGCGCCGGCCCGGTTTGCCGTTTACGATTGGCATCGAAATCAGCAACCGATTCAAGAAGAGGGTTATACGACCGACTTGATCGCGGCCGAAGCACAGCGGGTGATCGCTAGCCAGTCGGCCGACAAGCCTTTCTTTTTGTACGTTCCGTTTAACGCGGTCCATGGTCCGCTGAACGATCCGCCGCGTTATACGGACAAGTTCGACGTCCGCCAGGCGATGCTCAAGTGCCTGGACGACGCGGTGGGCAAGATCGTCGCGGCAGTCGATCAAAGCGACTTCGCCCAAAACACGCTTGTTGTTTTTGCGAACGACAACGGGCCGGTACTGGAAGAGATGAGCAAGCCGTATCGGGGCACGAAGAACACGACTTTTGAAGGGGGCGTCCGCGTTCCCTGCTTGGTCCGCTGGCCCGGGCATGTCGATGCCGGCAGTTCCAACGACGGAATGATGTTCATCGCCGATTGGTACACGACCTGTATCGCGTTGGCCGGCGGATCGCGCGAACAACCGCTTCCGGTCGATGGCCTCGACATGACCGGAATGCTCTTCGGCGGCGAACCAAGCCCACGCGATGAGATCATCTTCGAGGTGACCGGCAGCGTTCGCCTGCCGACCATTCGCAGCGGCGATTGGAAGCTGATGGGAGATGTTCTTTACAACATCAAGACCGATCCGTACGAGACGACCGATGTGGCCGACCAGCATCCGCAGGTCGTCCGCCGACTCGCCGATCGTTTGGCGGAAGTTGGCCGCCAGCGGCCGCCGCTAGGGGACAAGCCACTGCTGATGGATCCCCCGCTTCCCTATATTTATGGTCAGAAGGAGAGTCTCGCGCCGCCGGCGTGGCTCAAACAAGCCGTCGATGCGGTCCGCGCGAAACAACCGCAACATTGGGCTCCGGGAGAAACGCCCTGGCCGCAAGCTCCCGTCGGCGCCAACGCGGCCAAGCAATAA
- a CDS encoding YqaE/Pmp3 family membrane protein, with protein sequence MNTEWELAVNYVRLLIAFFVPPLSVYMQFGIGKYFWCNVLLTMLGFVPGMLHAVYIMAARPPGLVNLSGDGPS encoded by the coding sequence ATGAATACGGAATGGGAGCTAGCCGTGAACTATGTAAGACTACTGATCGCTTTTTTTGTGCCGCCATTGTCGGTCTACATGCAGTTTGGCATCGGGAAATATTTTTGGTGCAATGTGCTTTTGACGATGCTTGGGTTCGTGCCCGGCATGCTGCACGCGGTGTATATCATGGCGGCGCGTCCGCCCGGTTTGGTCAACCTTTCCGGTGATGGGCCCTCTTAA
- a CDS encoding response regulator: MSHITHRHRGSATVLVVDPRPVSLTALAAVIDSQGYECYCARNAKAACKAVEQRPIDMILWDVADDAAAAIDQIHALRELHPEPLADVPVILIAESCWAGLETRLDPISPARCLFKPLDPNTLIDLIQQSLWVPHVIRGHHLNVKKPLQPGWVKL, from the coding sequence ATGTCTCACATTACCCACCGGCACCGCGGCAGCGCGACCGTGTTGGTCGTTGACCCTCGCCCAGTGAGCCTTACGGCGCTCGCCGCGGTGATCGATTCGCAAGGTTACGAATGTTATTGCGCTCGTAACGCCAAAGCGGCCTGCAAGGCGGTCGAGCAAAGGCCGATCGATATGATCTTGTGGGATGTCGCCGACGATGCGGCCGCTGCGATCGACCAAATCCATGCGCTTCGCGAGCTGCATCCCGAACCGTTGGCCGACGTGCCAGTGATCCTGATCGCGGAAAGCTGTTGGGCCGGGCTGGAAACGCGGCTCGACCCGATCTCGCCGGCTCGCTGTCTGTTCAAGCCGCTGGACCCCAACACGCTGATCGATCTGATTCAGCAATCGCTGTGGGTACCCCACGTGATTCGTGGCCATCACTTGAACGTGAAAAAGCCCCTGCAGCCGGGTTGGGTCAAGCTGTAG
- a CDS encoding redoxin domain-containing protein, with product MLTLRPRRFWLLLVAPILVVGCGGPSQTTLDKASSETEGLASSRKLAEIDVPESVGVETAAGAVDSYDVQLGPKPSLRPVSQAKTEAMPQAAASVPAAEVTLKPATVKTPPAPLAPPTALKPPAAVKPAAIQPSAARPPAIDALADNGSLTIGDRAPQLEIVSWLKGTEVDGFDDSKVYVVEFWATWCGPCKMNMPHLSQLQQELGDQVQFIGISDEPAEKISDFFATDAAPGKTWDDVLQYTIAADRNKSTKLRYMQAAGERGIPCAFIVGRDGIVQWIGHPAQIDRPLAAILEGDWDIAAARTTRDKAKRYEMAFNALRARMGGWIKSKDFAAAIGALDAMAVEFPERNEPLMIKLEVLREAGQFAETYPVIDTLVERQWDDPNMLSQFAWLIAAETKGEDRDLDLALKAALRSVELTNEKAPIALDTAARVYFEKGNVEEAIQWQTKATALPGKFQEEMLKTLEIYQQSGK from the coding sequence ATGTTGACTCTTCGTCCCCGCCGCTTCTGGCTGTTGTTGGTGGCTCCGATCCTAGTCGTCGGTTGCGGTGGTCCGAGCCAAACCACGCTCGACAAGGCGAGTTCAGAAACTGAGGGCTTGGCATCGTCTCGCAAGCTTGCAGAGATCGATGTCCCCGAGTCCGTTGGCGTGGAAACCGCCGCGGGGGCAGTCGATTCCTACGATGTCCAGCTGGGGCCGAAGCCGTCGTTGCGCCCCGTTTCACAAGCCAAAACCGAGGCCATGCCTCAAGCGGCCGCTTCGGTCCCGGCGGCCGAAGTGACGCTCAAGCCAGCGACGGTGAAGACGCCTCCCGCACCGTTGGCTCCGCCTACGGCACTCAAACCACCGGCCGCAGTCAAGCCTGCGGCCATCCAGCCTTCGGCGGCCCGTCCTCCCGCGATCGACGCCCTTGCCGACAACGGCTCGCTGACCATTGGCGATCGCGCACCGCAGCTCGAAATTGTCAGCTGGTTGAAGGGGACCGAGGTCGATGGCTTTGATGATTCCAAAGTTTATGTCGTCGAATTCTGGGCGACTTGGTGCGGCCCCTGCAAGATGAACATGCCGCACTTGAGTCAATTGCAGCAGGAGCTGGGGGACCAGGTTCAGTTCATTGGAATCAGTGACGAACCGGCCGAGAAGATCAGCGACTTCTTCGCGACCGATGCGGCCCCCGGAAAAACGTGGGATGACGTCCTGCAATACACGATTGCCGCGGACCGTAACAAATCGACAAAGCTGCGCTATATGCAAGCTGCTGGGGAACGTGGCATCCCGTGCGCGTTCATCGTCGGCCGCGACGGGATCGTTCAATGGATTGGGCATCCCGCTCAGATCGATCGCCCGTTGGCGGCGATCTTAGAAGGGGACTGGGACATCGCCGCGGCACGCACGACACGCGACAAAGCGAAACGATACGAAATGGCCTTCAACGCGCTGCGGGCGCGAATGGGCGGTTGGATCAAGAGCAAAGACTTCGCGGCGGCGATCGGTGCGTTGGACGCGATGGCGGTTGAATTTCCTGAACGGAACGAACCGCTGATGATCAAATTGGAAGTCCTCCGTGAGGCCGGGCAATTTGCCGAAACCTATCCCGTGATCGACACGTTGGTCGAACGACAATGGGATGATCCCAACATGCTCAGCCAGTTCGCGTGGTTGATCGCTGCGGAAACCAAAGGGGAGGATCGCGATCTGGATCTGGCCTTGAAAGCCGCATTGCGTTCGGTCGAACTGACCAACGAAAAAGCTCCGATCGCGCTGGACACCGCCGCTCGCGTCTATTTCGAAAAAGGCAATGTCGAGGAAGCGATCCAGTGGCAAACCAAAGCGACCGCATTGCCCGGCAAGTTTCAAGAAGAGATGCTCAAGACGCTGGAGATCTACCAGCAATCAGGGAAGTAA
- a CDS encoding zinc metalloprotease, giving the protein MKTVNSLRIEIGVVVAGELDTVDREALGKAIEWLSDELTKTHSTGGLQFCFTQLQRPEMLVGFLAEPSILLRQAQEERDRKHWDFVFVVTAAELIGKYTSSSCFAALSRPFDAAVFSTSLIDPKASGEPSGRDQRVERIAGRLGRLMLHAIGHLSGLGQMGDAENFMYRPTSASEVDRMSELEEWQQERQQASLIEMADPRLEEDAPANIRRWWFAPQAAWINRREIAEAVWAARPWQFPRRLSGLAIASVSTLLVLMMTAEAWDLALAQSIPAQILLAVLVLIAATVFVAMRQQLLIRRSSTRSEQNVVTTVSALLIVSVGLATMWVMLLVFALLISSLLFSAPLIASWAASGNLAAGQVDFGCRFAMSSFGSSLGLLIGALGASFESQNYFQHVIFVDEEL; this is encoded by the coding sequence GTGAAGACTGTGAATTCACTACGGATCGAGATCGGAGTCGTCGTCGCGGGGGAATTGGACACGGTCGATCGGGAAGCCCTGGGGAAGGCGATCGAGTGGTTGTCCGATGAGTTGACGAAAACGCATTCCACCGGCGGCCTTCAGTTTTGCTTTACCCAGCTGCAACGTCCGGAGATGCTTGTCGGTTTCCTCGCCGAACCGAGCATCTTGTTGCGACAGGCACAAGAGGAGCGTGACCGAAAGCACTGGGACTTTGTCTTTGTCGTGACCGCGGCGGAATTGATCGGAAAATACACGTCGTCGTCCTGCTTTGCCGCTCTCAGTCGCCCTTTCGATGCGGCGGTTTTCTCCACCTCGCTGATCGACCCCAAAGCCAGCGGAGAACCATCTGGTCGCGACCAGCGTGTCGAACGGATCGCCGGCCGCCTGGGCCGCTTAATGCTGCACGCAATCGGTCACTTGTCGGGCTTGGGGCAGATGGGTGATGCGGAAAATTTCATGTATCGCCCCACATCGGCCTCGGAAGTCGACCGGATGTCCGAACTGGAAGAATGGCAACAGGAACGTCAGCAGGCCTCCCTAATCGAAATGGCAGACCCTCGACTCGAGGAAGACGCTCCGGCCAACATCCGTCGTTGGTGGTTTGCCCCGCAAGCGGCATGGATCAATCGCCGCGAAATCGCCGAAGCCGTCTGGGCGGCCCGTCCGTGGCAATTCCCTCGGCGGCTGTCGGGGCTCGCAATCGCCTCGGTATCGACATTGCTGGTCCTGATGATGACCGCCGAAGCGTGGGACCTCGCCCTGGCGCAAAGCATCCCCGCGCAGATCCTTCTCGCCGTTCTTGTCCTCATCGCAGCGACCGTCTTTGTCGCCATGCGGCAACAGTTGCTAATCCGCCGCAGCAGCACGCGCAGCGAACAAAACGTCGTCACGACCGTCTCGGCATTGCTGATCGTTTCGGTGGGCTTGGCGACGATGTGGGTAATGCTGTTGGTCTTCGCCCTGCTGATCTCGTCGCTACTCTTTTCCGCCCCATTGATCGCAAGTTGGGCTGCGTCGGGCAACCTTGCCGCGGGACAGGTTGATTTTGGATGCCGGTTCGCAATGAGCAGTTTCGGAAGTTCACTGGGCCTGTTGATCGGTGCCCTCGGCGCCAGCTTTGAGTCCCAAAACTACTTTCAGCATGTCATCTTTGTCGACGAAGAACTTTAG
- a CDS encoding SPW repeat domain-containing protein: MWGRVVEIMTAVWLALSPFIFAVQSDPTLLWADLGIAVLIAVLSGLSYWHPTRHAHLLILAIALGMILWGRFAELPPPPAHQNHIVVGLFLLMIALIPSHASQPPLVWQKTLAEHESSTQPSAKVLRRQR, translated from the coding sequence ATGTGGGGACGCGTTGTCGAAATCATGACGGCGGTATGGCTGGCGCTCAGTCCATTCATCTTCGCCGTGCAATCCGACCCAACTCTTCTTTGGGCGGACCTTGGAATCGCCGTGCTGATCGCGGTGTTGTCGGGCCTGTCGTATTGGCATCCCACACGGCACGCGCATCTGCTGATCTTAGCGATTGCCTTGGGGATGATTCTCTGGGGCCGCTTTGCCGAATTGCCGCCTCCACCGGCGCATCAGAATCACATCGTCGTCGGATTATTCCTGCTGATGATCGCATTGATTCCCAGCCACGCTTCGCAGCCGCCGCTGGTTTGGCAGAAAACGCTGGCCGAACACGAATCCTCGACGCAACCGTCGGCTAAAGTTCTTCGTCGACAAAGATGA
- a CDS encoding sodium:calcium antiporter, which produces MDFANNSVGVNSAIFIAGALLVWGAGTKLSKYVDLFADRTGLGKAFAGVLLLGGATSLPELATTLTASHSGAAELAGTNLLGGVVMQIAVLAVIDALVVRGRPLTLFSPQSSLLMAGIMLIGLIALASAAVVSGELFAVVGVGFWPVLLFVAYLFSMWVIYRYEGDPRWEPRGEIAQPPESAHDLKDAHHEAFRNVSMSRLVASFFAASVVVLVGGFFVASTGEALAEQTGMGQSIVGATLVALATSLPEVSTTYSAVRFGAYSMAAGNILGTNSLEIALFLPAELVYREGPVFDALQPSAAFLGAIGIIATSLYLWGILERRDRTILGMGIDSFAVLVVYLGGMAIYWTL; this is translated from the coding sequence ATGGACTTTGCAAACAACAGTGTGGGAGTCAATTCGGCGATATTCATTGCCGGAGCGCTGCTGGTATGGGGGGCGGGGACGAAGCTTAGCAAGTACGTCGATCTTTTCGCGGATCGGACCGGGTTGGGGAAGGCATTTGCGGGAGTGCTGTTGCTAGGCGGGGCGACGAGCTTGCCGGAGCTGGCGACCACCCTGACCGCCTCGCACTCGGGGGCGGCAGAGCTCGCCGGAACGAACCTCTTGGGAGGTGTCGTGATGCAGATTGCCGTGCTCGCGGTCATCGATGCCTTGGTGGTTCGAGGCCGACCCTTGACGCTCTTTTCTCCCCAGTCGTCGTTGCTGATGGCGGGGATCATGTTGATCGGACTGATTGCATTGGCCTCGGCGGCGGTCGTCAGCGGGGAACTGTTCGCGGTGGTGGGCGTTGGGTTTTGGCCGGTCCTTCTGTTCGTGGCCTACTTGTTTTCGATGTGGGTGATTTACCGATACGAAGGGGACCCGCGGTGGGAGCCGCGAGGCGAAATCGCACAGCCGCCGGAGTCGGCCCATGATCTGAAAGACGCGCATCATGAAGCGTTCCGAAACGTTTCGATGTCGCGATTGGTCGCGTCGTTTTTCGCGGCATCGGTCGTGGTCCTTGTCGGTGGCTTTTTTGTCGCCAGCACAGGCGAAGCCCTCGCCGAACAGACGGGAATGGGGCAGAGCATCGTCGGTGCAACGTTGGTCGCGCTTGCGACAAGCCTGCCTGAAGTGAGCACCACGTATTCGGCGGTCCGGTTCGGCGCCTACAGTATGGCGGCGGGTAACATTTTGGGAACCAACAGCTTGGAGATCGCATTGTTCCTTCCTGCCGAACTTGTCTATCGCGAGGGGCCTGTCTTTGATGCGCTGCAACCCTCGGCTGCCTTTCTCGGTGCGATCGGGATCATCGCGACCAGTCTCTATCTGTGGGGAATCCTGGAGCGACGCGACCGAACGATCTTGGGGATGGGGATCGATTCATTTGCCGTCTTGGTCGTCTACCTCGGCGGCATGGCAATCTACTGGACGTTATAA
- a CDS encoding NAD-dependent epimerase/dehydratase family protein — MSTQRPAVIVTGSSGLLGQPVCEALAHRGYEVFGFDRVGLPEPPKANPHVHDIECDITSYSNVRAAIEDVRRRTDGKLASVVHMAAYYDFSGEDSDAYEAITIHGTDRLLNALDGFELQQFIFTSTMLVHAPCEPGQRITEEDPLLAKWPYPKSKIETERLIREGHPSVRSVFLRVAGVYTDYGRQPTLVQQIKRIDEKDFQSYFFPGDTDAGQSVVHLDDVVDAIIATVENRAKIEAKTAILIGEPDPPSYEALQDAIGQRIHGEDWTTLYVPKTVAKVGAAVTDKLSGGDAFIKPFMVDMADDHYALDISRAKALLGWQPKHRLIDHLPKILDALEKNRSQWLRLNGLES, encoded by the coding sequence ATGTCTACTCAACGTCCTGCTGTAATCGTCACCGGCAGCTCGGGTTTGCTGGGCCAGCCGGTTTGTGAAGCGTTGGCCCATCGCGGGTACGAGGTTTTCGGCTTCGACCGCGTTGGCCTGCCCGAACCGCCCAAAGCTAATCCGCATGTCCACGACATCGAGTGCGATATCACAAGCTACAGCAATGTGCGTGCTGCGATCGAAGACGTCCGCCGCCGTACGGATGGGAAGTTGGCGAGCGTCGTGCATATGGCGGCCTACTACGATTTTTCAGGTGAAGATAGCGACGCCTACGAAGCGATCACGATTCACGGCACCGATCGACTGTTGAACGCGCTCGATGGCTTTGAGTTGCAGCAATTCATTTTCACCAGCACGATGCTGGTCCACGCGCCATGTGAACCGGGACAGCGGATCACCGAAGAAGATCCGTTGCTGGCGAAGTGGCCCTATCCCAAGAGTAAGATCGAAACCGAGCGGTTAATCCGGGAAGGGCATCCCAGCGTGCGGTCGGTGTTCCTGAGGGTTGCAGGGGTGTACACCGACTACGGCCGTCAACCGACGCTGGTCCAGCAGATCAAGCGGATCGATGAAAAAGACTTTCAGAGCTACTTCTTTCCCGGAGATACCGACGCAGGCCAATCGGTGGTTCATCTGGACGATGTCGTCGACGCCATCATCGCCACAGTGGAAAATCGGGCGAAGATCGAAGCGAAGACGGCGATCCTTATCGGTGAACCCGATCCTCCGTCGTATGAAGCATTGCAGGATGCGATTGGTCAGCGAATTCATGGCGAAGATTGGACAACGCTCTATGTCCCCAAGACGGTCGCCAAAGTCGGAGCGGCGGTCACCGATAAGCTTTCCGGGGGCGACGCGTTCATCAAGCCCTTCATGGTCGACATGGCCGACGATCACTACGCACTGGATATCTCGAGGGCGAAAGCATTGTTGGGTTGGCAGCCGAAGCATCGGCTGATCGATCACCTGCCTAAGATACTCGACGCGTTGGAGAAAAACCGCAGTCAGTGGCTTCGTCTCAACGGGCTCGAAAGCTGA
- a CDS encoding DUF1501 domain-containing protein: MLSINTTTKRASKLCDGLSRREVLKIGALGMGGMTLPQLLQAEAAAGIRGSQKSIIMIYMVGAPPHQDMYDLKMDAPSEIRGESRPMATNVPGIQISELMPGIAKIMDKCVPLRSVYGSPNGAHDSFICYTGRPTQNQPPGGWPSIGSTVAQLQGPSDPSVPPFVGLAPDAGHPPYGSPGLPGFLGVGNAAFRPSGPAQKSMVLSDITLDRMNDRKQLLTSFDRFRRDADASRTMEGIDQLYGQAMDILSSGRLADALDLSKEDPATRERYGKGNPAKYGDGAPRNLEHFLMARRLVEAGARVVTLNFGRWDFHSRNFSELRDTHLPWFDQGLSALIEDLHDRGMADDVSVVAWGEFGRTPKINKDGGRDHWPRVGGGLLAGGGMKTGQVIGSTDRLGGEIDSRPIHFGEVHSTLYHNLGINPHSTMVRDFSGRPHFLVDNHPAMPELIG, translated from the coding sequence TGAAGTCTTGAAGATCGGGGCGTTGGGGATGGGCGGAATGACCCTGCCGCAATTGCTGCAGGCCGAAGCGGCCGCTGGAATCCGGGGCTCCCAAAAATCGATCATCATGATCTATATGGTCGGCGCGCCGCCGCACCAAGACATGTACGACCTGAAGATGGATGCACCGTCGGAGATTCGCGGCGAATCGCGTCCGATGGCGACCAACGTCCCCGGCATTCAGATCAGCGAATTGATGCCCGGAATCGCGAAGATCATGGATAAATGCGTTCCGCTGCGCAGCGTCTACGGATCGCCCAACGGTGCCCACGATTCATTCATCTGTTACACCGGACGCCCAACGCAAAATCAGCCTCCGGGCGGCTGGCCTTCGATCGGATCGACCGTCGCGCAATTGCAAGGTCCGTCGGATCCATCGGTCCCACCGTTTGTAGGCCTCGCCCCCGACGCGGGGCATCCGCCCTACGGATCGCCTGGCCTACCCGGTTTCCTAGGAGTCGGCAATGCAGCGTTTCGCCCCTCCGGCCCGGCTCAGAAATCGATGGTGCTGTCGGATATCACGCTGGACCGGATGAATGACCGCAAGCAATTGCTAACCTCTTTTGATCGCTTCCGTCGCGATGCCGACGCGTCGCGTACGATGGAGGGGATCGACCAACTGTACGGCCAAGCGATGGACATCCTGTCCTCGGGGCGACTGGCGGATGCGTTGGATCTTTCGAAAGAAGACCCTGCCACGCGGGAGCGTTATGGCAAAGGAAACCCCGCTAAATATGGCGACGGGGCCCCGCGGAATCTGGAACATTTCCTGATGGCACGGCGCTTGGTCGAAGCCGGCGCTCGGGTGGTCACGCTGAATTTCGGCCGCTGGGATTTTCATAGCCGCAACTTCAGCGAGCTTCGCGACACCCATCTACCCTGGTTCGATCAAGGCCTCTCCGCCCTGATCGAAGACCTCCACGATCGCGGCATGGCCGACGATGTCTCGGTCGTCGCCTGGGGTGAGTTCGGTCGGACCCCCAAGATCAATAAAGACGGTGGACGCGACCACTGGCCACGCGTCGGCGGTGGTTTGCTGGCCGGCGGTGGCATGAAAACAGGACAAGTGATCGGATCGACCGATCGGCTCGGTGGCGAGATCGATTCGCGACCAATCCACTTTGGCGAAGTCCATTCGACGCTGTATCACAACCTGGGCATCAACCCTCACAGCACGATGGTTCGCGATTTCTCAGGACGCCCGCACTTCCTGGTCGACAACCATCCGGCAATGCCGGAGCTGATCGGTTAA
- the infA gene encoding translation initiation factor IF-1, which yields MAKNEEAFEVEGTVTQALANTRFRVQLETGSEVLAHVAGRMRKHFIRIVPGDKVRVELSPYDLTKGRIVYRER from the coding sequence ATGGCAAAGAACGAAGAAGCATTTGAAGTGGAAGGTACTGTAACTCAGGCTCTGGCAAACACGCGATTTCGCGTCCAGTTGGAGACGGGAAGCGAAGTGCTTGCGCACGTCGCAGGTCGCATGCGAAAGCACTTTATCCGGATCGTGCCCGGCGATAAGGTCCGCGTGGAACTGTCGCCCTACGATCTGACCAAGGGCCGAATCGTCTACCGCGAGCGATAG